The Apium graveolens cultivar Ventura chromosome 6, ASM990537v1, whole genome shotgun sequence genome contains a region encoding:
- the LOC141667157 gene encoding aspartyl protease family protein At5g10770-like has product MSLHLFSLVISTLGLFSAFNNGNAAVDRNLMAAETHDFHIITVSSLLPDSACGSSSEGPKLPSSSLKVVHRYGACHKQHKSDSAPTPSQILTHDEARVHSINSRIIGFDSVGNTFPSTESVTLPANSGLSLGTANYVVNIGLGSPRKDLSLAFDTGSSLPWTQCEPCVGLCYKQHDPIFNPSESTSYANVSCNTEMCNQLNIRGCSGTTCLYGIRYADKSLTIGYLAKDTLTLSHTEIIPDFYFGCGQQYEGYFGQIAGIVGLGKDKFSIISQTSMKYGKIFSYCLPSTSSKPGYLTFGKSEISKAIQYIPLANSKEFYFIDITAIYVGGQKLPISPTVFSTYGSIIDSGTVITRLSSEAYTALRNTFRQQMSMYPMGQPSRTLDTCYDFSKYTVMKIPTISIVFSGNTKIDLDSTGILYGFSSSQVCLAFATNTGITNLTILGNVQQKTMQVVYDVAGGKLGFGPNGCA; this is encoded by the exons ATGTCTCTTCACTTATTTTCTCTAGTAATATCAACTTTAGGCCTATTTTCTGCTTTCAATAATGGAAATGCAGCTGTTGATCGAAACCTAATGGCTGCAGAAACACATGATTTTCACATCATCACAGTTAGTTCTTTGCTACCTGACTCTGCTTGCGGCTCCTCTTCAGAAG GCCCCAAACTACCATCATCATCACTCAAAGTTGTACACAGATATGGAGCGTGCCACAAACAACACAAAAGTGATTCTGCACCTACACCATCCCAGATCCTAACTCATGACGAAGCCCGAGTTCATTCAATCAACTCACGGATCATTGGCTTCGATTCAGTTGGAAACACATTTCCTTCCACTGAATCAGTCACACTTCCCGCAAATTCAGGCTTATCATTAGGCACTGCCAATTACGTCGTCAACATCGGTCTGGGATCACCAAGAAAAGACCTATCATTAGCTTTTGATACGGGCAGCAGTCTTCCATGGACACAATGTGAGCCTTGCGTTGGATTATGCTACAAGCAACATGATCCAATCTTCAATCCCTCAGAATCCACTAGTTACGCAAATGTATCCTGCAATACGGAAATGTGTAATCAACTCAATATCCGCGGATGCAGCGGGACTACCTGTCTCTACGGAATCCGGTATGCTGATAAATCTCTCACAATCGGTTACTTGGCAAAAGATACATTAACACTATCTCACACAGAGATCATCCCCGATTTTTACTTCGGATGTGGCCAACAATATGAAGGTTATTTTGGCCAAATCGCTGGAATAGTCGGACTTGGTAAAGATAAATTTTCAATTATTTCACAAACATCTATGAAATACGGCAAAATATTCTCATACTGTCTACCATCAACTTCTAGCAAACCTGGTTACCTAACTTTTGGAAAATCAGAAATTTCGAAAGCCATACAGTACATTCCACTTGCCAATTCAAAAGAGTTCTACTTCATAGATATTACCGCGATCTACGTTGGTGGTCAAAAACTTCCAATAAGTCCAACTGTATTCTCTACATATGGATCCATCATTGATTCTGGCACGGTCATCACACGACTGTCATCGGAAGCATATACTGCATTAAGAAACACTTTTAGACAACAAATGTCCATGTATCCGATGGGACAACCGTCCAGAACATTGGACACTTGTTATGACTTCAGTAAATACACGGTAATGAAGATTCCGACGATCAGTATTGTGTTTTCTGGGAATACGAAAATTGATCTGGACAGTACAGGAATTTTGTATGGCTTCAGTTCGTCGCAGGTCTGTTTGGCTTTTGCTACGAATACTGGTATTACTAATCTGACAATTTTAGGGAATGTTCAGCAGAAGACCATGCAAGTTGTTTACGATGTGGCAGGAGGAAAATTGGGATTTGGACCAAATGGATGTGCTTAG
- the LOC141664865 gene encoding protein FAR1-RELATED SEQUENCE 5-like: MNVIVNIHGGNDKVNFNVQHVRNVIRDERKKIFDISDVQAGLDLLHRLNEESGSKYFIRTEVDEDNHLKCLVWIDLRCLMAYQNFGDVIFDRAYRINRYAVSFVPFTGVNHHYQSMIFRFALMRVNFSYLA, translated from the coding sequence ATGAATGTCATTGTTAACATTCATGGAGGTAATGATAAAGTTAATTTCAATGTTCAACATGTTAGGAATGTGATAAGAGATGAGAGGAAGAAAATATTTGATATTAGTGATGTCCAAGCGGGGTTAGACTTGTTACATAGGTTGAATGAAGAAAGTggttctaaatattttattaggaCCGAAGTTGATGAAGATAATCATTTAAAGTGTCTTGTATGGATTGATCTGAGATGTTTAATGGCCTACCAAAATTTTGGCGATGTTATTTTTGATAGGGCTTATCGGATAAATAGATATGCAGTGTCATTTGTCCCATTTACCGGAGTGAACCATCATTATCAATCGATGATTTTTAGGTTTGCACTAATGCGGGTGAATTTTTCATACTTGGCTTGA